The sequence below is a genomic window from Methylotuvimicrobium alcaliphilum 20Z.
ACCGCGCCTTAGGGATTACGGCATCAGAGAGGCCGATTTTGCAAAAATCGTTGCGAATAGCCGTGGCAGCAGTATGAAAACCAATCCGATCGTGCTGACCGACACCGAGATCGAAGCGATATTGCAGCGTCGACTTTAATTGGCGCATTGAGCGGAGTTCTGAAACAGGCTGGTATTTCCGTCGATGAATTCGCTGAGGCGCAACATGCTTAACCATGCGCTCCAGCCCCGACTCTGCTAACGTTACGCAGCTAAGCTTATCGAAAAAGGGGACGGGTTACTTTATTACCGCACTTAAACCCACTGTTGGAGGAAATCGCCATGTCCAAGCCGTTAACGTTTGCTAACGAAGCCCTGTTTAATCGCTTTTTCAATACCTCTTTGGATGAATTGCTGACGGATCATAAGGATATCGACCCACAAGAGCGCGTACTGAAATTATTTCAACGCTGTGCGGTTGAAGTCCCCGCTTATCGTCACTTTCTCGACTCGCGGCAAATCAATCCGGCGGACATAACGACTTATCAACAATTCAGCGATTTGCCGCTGATGGGCAAAAGCGATTATATGCAGTCGTACCCTTTACCGGATCGCTGCTTGGGAGGAACCCTGACGGGAGCTGACCGTGTGGCAGTATCTTCCGGGTCTACCGGTCGGCCGACTTTCTGGCCTCGCTCCGCCGCTTACGAACTGGATGTGGCGCTACGCTTCGAGCAGGTTTTCCGCGACAGTTTCCGCGCGCACGAACAAAGTACCCTGGTCATCGTTTGTTTTGCGCTGGGCAATTGGGTCGGGGGATTGTTTACGACCTCCTGTTGTTGGCACCTAGCCCGAAAAGGTTATCCGTTGATGGTGGCGACACCCGGTAATAATAAAGCCGAGATTTTTCGCGTGGTTCGAGAGCTCGCGCCGCATTTCGAGCAAACGGTTCTGTTGGGTTATCCGCCATTCGTCAAAGACGTAATCGATGCCGGCAGTGCCGAAGGCATAAACTGGCATGCCTACCGACCTAAATTGGTATTTGCCGGTGAAGTATTCAGCGAGGAATGGCGTGAATTGATCGGCAAGCGCGCAGGTTCGACCGCGCCGTGTTTCGATTCGGCTTCCTTGTACGGTACCGCGGATGGAGGCGTACTGGGTAACGAAACCCCGTTGAGCATAGCGATTCGCCGTTGGTTGGCCAAGCATCCTGCTGCTGCGCGTCAATTATTCGGCGAATCGCGCTTACCGACGCTGGTACAGTATGATCCAATCAGCCGGTTTTTCGAAACGCATGAAGGGACTTTAGTCGTATCCGGTGAAAACAGCGTTCCTCTATTACGCTATCATATCGCCGACAAGGGCGGATTGATCCCATACGATACGATGTGGGCATTCCTCGAATCGCAAGGAATAAGTTCTCCAGGCGGGGTGG
It includes:
- a CDS encoding phenylacetate--CoA ligase family protein, whose protein sequence is MSKPLTFANEALFNRFFNTSLDELLTDHKDIDPQERVLKLFQRCAVEVPAYRHFLDSRQINPADITTYQQFSDLPLMGKSDYMQSYPLPDRCLGGTLTGADRVAVSSGSTGRPTFWPRSAAYELDVALRFEQVFRDSFRAHEQSTLVIVCFALGNWVGGLFTTSCCWHLARKGYPLMVATPGNNKAEIFRVVRELAPHFEQTVLLGYPPFVKDVIDAGSAEGINWHAYRPKLVFAGEVFSEEWRELIGKRAGSTAPCFDSASLYGTADGGVLGNETPLSIAIRRWLAKHPAAARQLFGESRLPTLVQYDPISRFFETHEGTLVVSGENSVPLLRYHIADKGGLIPYDTMWAFLESQGISSPGGVGLPGDFQPRKLPFVFVFGRADFTVSYYGANIYPENVSVGLEKPDIMRWVTGKFVLETEETGEGNKVLHIAVELLPDINATEAMAPAIAESIRRELLRLNSEFAHYTPAERQLPKLTLHAFADPDYFPAGVKHRYTRN